One genomic window of Marinicella rhabdoformis includes the following:
- a CDS encoding efflux RND transporter periplasmic adaptor subunit, protein MNKITWLVFGTFLGLILAWFWNNTDKVITQKIEKKQPLYWVAPMDDNYRRDEPGLSPMGMALVPVYENQPTENLKSGAGTIQIDAAVINNMGVRTAEVSYGHLQQSSVSQGVVRFAETTMHHVHPKTVGWIRELAVKSSDEWVEKGQLLYRIYAPEWVNVQQELLFAVQQKNSSLIQAAEQRLAALQFPSEVIKQVKAEQRIFESVPFKAPQSGYVIELNVREGHVVKPADTMMTIANNDTMWLDTEWFSSQNIQQGQKVAATSRFYPQKRWSGSIDYIYPSADEQNRSIKTRTLLENPNGLLKAHMNLQVQLVNELTSTESNRLLVPHQAVIQTAQQNRVVLVLGNGVFKSVAVELGETDGQAFEVVSGLKSGDKVVTSAQFLLDSESSKTSDFIRMGDDSWPSAVVSGRINDINLKARMINISRSAITKWNRPAATLDFQVENTTDLSTLSQGDDVTFEFEIREDQFVIISIQKQAEKQVVKQLIRKVKNHD, encoded by the coding sequence ATGAATAAAATAACATGGCTTGTATTTGGAACATTTCTGGGATTAATCTTGGCATGGTTTTGGAACAATACAGACAAAGTGATTACTCAAAAAATTGAGAAAAAACAACCTTTGTACTGGGTCGCACCCATGGATGACAATTACCGACGTGATGAACCTGGTTTATCACCGATGGGCATGGCATTGGTGCCTGTTTATGAAAATCAACCAACAGAAAACCTTAAATCCGGAGCAGGAACCATTCAAATTGATGCCGCTGTCATCAACAACATGGGCGTGCGCACAGCAGAAGTATCTTACGGACATTTACAGCAATCAAGTGTTTCACAAGGTGTGGTTCGATTTGCAGAAACTACTATGCACCACGTGCACCCCAAAACAGTGGGCTGGATACGTGAACTGGCGGTTAAAAGCAGTGATGAATGGGTTGAAAAAGGCCAGTTGTTGTACCGTATTTATGCTCCAGAATGGGTTAATGTACAACAAGAACTGCTGTTTGCCGTACAACAAAAAAACAGCAGTTTGATTCAAGCCGCTGAACAACGATTGGCCGCATTGCAGTTTCCAAGCGAAGTGATTAAACAAGTGAAGGCTGAGCAACGCATCTTTGAATCTGTGCCATTTAAAGCGCCACAATCAGGCTATGTGATTGAATTGAATGTACGAGAAGGCCATGTGGTCAAACCCGCAGATACAATGATGACCATAGCCAATAACGACACCATGTGGTTAGATACTGAATGGTTTTCAAGTCAAAACATACAACAAGGCCAAAAGGTGGCAGCCACCAGCCGTTTTTACCCACAAAAACGTTGGTCTGGCAGTATCGATTACATTTACCCATCAGCAGACGAACAGAACCGCAGCATCAAAACACGAACCTTACTCGAAAACCCAAACGGTTTACTCAAAGCCCATATGAATTTACAAGTTCAATTGGTCAATGAATTAACCTCAACTGAGTCAAACAGGTTACTGGTACCACATCAGGCTGTCATTCAAACTGCCCAACAGAATCGAGTTGTTTTGGTGTTGGGAAATGGTGTCTTTAAGTCGGTTGCTGTAGAACTTGGAGAGACTGATGGACAAGCATTTGAAGTCGTTTCTGGCCTAAAATCAGGTGATAAGGTGGTCACATCTGCTCAATTTTTACTCGACTCAGAATCCAGTAAGACTTCTGACTTTATACGCATGGGCGATGACAGTTGGCCATCTGCGGTTGTGTCAGGGCGCATCAATGACATTAACCTGAAGGCAAGAATGATAAATATCTCAAGATCTGCCATCACCAAATGGAACCGCCCTGCGGCTACTTTAGATTTTCAAGTGGAAAACACCACAGACTTATCAACACTTTCCCAAGGCGATGATGTGACATTTGAGTTTGAAATACGTGAAGATCAATTTGTCATCATTTCAATTCAAAAACAAGCTGAGAAACAAGTCGTGAAACAGCTCATAAGAAAGGTTAAAAATCATGATTAA
- a CDS encoding efflux RND transporter permease subunit has product MIKSLIYSSIKNRIMVLLATLFLVAAGFYSIKTTPIDAIPDLSEVQVIVKTSYPGQAPQVVEDQVTYPLTSTLLSVPKAKTVRGFSFYGDSYVYIIFEEGTDLYWARARVQEYLGQVASKLPATASSQLGPDATGVGWVYIYALQDMTGQHDLSQLRSIQDWFLKYELQSVSGVSEIATVGGMVKQYQIILDPEKLKTHNIPLTLIQTAIQQSNQEVGASVIEMAEAEYMVRATGYVTSVSDLLQIPLGLNKQQVPLLLKDVATIHVGPQMRRGIAELNGQGETVGGIVVMRFGENAQLTIEAVKNKLEQLKSSLPDGVEVITVYDRSELIDNAVDNLWHKLAEELLVVGLVCLLFLLHLRSSLVAIISLPVGILMAFIVMKYQGLNANIMSLGGIAIAIGAMIDGAIVMIENMHKHMESTEINNNNRWEIVAKSASEVGPALFFSLLIITVSFLPVFTLEAQEGKLFSPLAYTKTYAMAAAAALAVTLVPVLMGYFVRGKIRSEHNNPINRLLTAAYLPILKGLLNWPKTTVLMAVILLSTVAIPLNRMGSEFMPPLDEGDLMYMPTTYPGISIGKARELLQQTDKLISTVPEVASVFGKIGRAETATDPAPLTMIETFIHFKPKSEWRAGMTAKKLKQELSQLIQFPGVSNAWVMPIKTRIDMLATGIKTPVGIKVSGPELPVIEAIGQQIETLMGGFPGTTSVYSERVAGGRYITVDINRLQAAQYGLTVAQIQHVLATAVGGKNLAYSTEGTARYPIQMRYPQHYRDSPERLEQLPVIAPNGLQLTLADVADITIENGPAGIKSENARPNGWTFIDIEGVDVGNYVAEAQKWLNQELNLPAGYALTWSGQFEYMERAKAKLAVVLPMTIMIIALLLFLNFKNMRDVVFIMGTLPLALVGSFWLLFLLEYDFSVAVGVGMIALAGVGVETAVIMLVYLNQALAQAFSNSQLTLNSLYQAVIDGAGMRLRPVLMTASATIIGLLPVMWGDGTGSEVMRRLAAPMVGGMVSSVLLTLLLLPVIFYLWHSRSIGTKIAAFDPE; this is encoded by the coding sequence ATGATTAAGTCATTGATATATTCGTCAATAAAAAACAGAATCATGGTTTTATTGGCCACATTGTTTCTGGTGGCGGCTGGGTTTTATTCAATCAAGACAACACCCATAGATGCCATCCCTGATTTATCAGAGGTTCAAGTTATAGTCAAAACCAGCTACCCTGGACAAGCACCACAGGTGGTGGAAGATCAGGTGACTTATCCATTGACCAGTACCCTGCTGTCGGTGCCCAAAGCAAAAACTGTTCGGGGTTTTTCTTTTTATGGTGACTCATACGTATATATTATTTTTGAAGAAGGCACTGACCTGTATTGGGCCAGAGCGCGGGTTCAAGAATATTTAGGTCAAGTGGCATCTAAATTACCCGCCACCGCGAGCAGTCAGTTAGGACCTGATGCCACAGGTGTGGGCTGGGTGTACATTTATGCTTTGCAAGACATGACAGGACAGCATGATTTGAGCCAATTGCGTAGCATTCAGGATTGGTTTTTAAAGTATGAATTACAATCCGTTTCAGGAGTGTCTGAAATCGCTACAGTCGGAGGTATGGTGAAGCAGTACCAAATCATTCTCGACCCAGAAAAGCTCAAAACACACAACATACCACTGACCCTGATTCAAACTGCGATACAGCAAAGCAACCAAGAAGTCGGCGCTTCTGTTATCGAAATGGCAGAAGCAGAATACATGGTTCGTGCCACGGGCTATGTCACCAGTGTGTCTGATTTGTTACAAATTCCATTAGGGCTCAATAAACAGCAAGTGCCTTTGCTACTCAAAGATGTGGCCACCATTCATGTGGGGCCCCAAATGCGCCGCGGCATCGCTGAACTCAACGGTCAAGGTGAAACTGTTGGTGGTATTGTTGTGATGCGATTTGGAGAAAATGCCCAACTAACCATTGAAGCCGTTAAAAACAAATTGGAACAACTCAAGAGTAGCCTACCTGACGGTGTAGAAGTGATCACGGTATATGACCGCAGTGAGTTGATTGATAATGCGGTTGATAATTTATGGCACAAGCTGGCTGAAGAATTATTGGTTGTTGGATTGGTTTGCTTGTTGTTCCTGTTACATTTGCGCTCTTCTTTGGTTGCCATCATCAGTTTACCAGTGGGTATTTTAATGGCATTTATCGTCATGAAATACCAAGGATTGAATGCCAATATCATGTCATTGGGCGGTATTGCTATTGCAATTGGTGCCATGATTGATGGTGCCATTGTGATGATAGAAAACATGCATAAACACATGGAAAGCACTGAAATTAATAACAATAATAGATGGGAAATAGTGGCAAAATCCGCATCAGAGGTAGGACCTGCCCTGTTCTTCAGTTTGTTGATTATTACGGTCAGCTTTCTGCCCGTGTTCACATTGGAAGCCCAAGAAGGTAAATTATTCTCACCGCTGGCATACACCAAAACCTATGCCATGGCAGCTGCGGCGGCATTGGCAGTGACCTTGGTTCCGGTATTGATGGGCTACTTTGTCAGAGGTAAAATCAGAAGTGAGCACAACAACCCCATCAACCGCCTACTCACAGCGGCCTACCTGCCGATTCTCAAAGGCTTATTGAACTGGCCCAAAACCACAGTTTTAATGGCCGTTATATTGCTCAGCACAGTGGCCATTCCATTAAACCGCATGGGTTCCGAATTTATGCCACCGTTGGATGAAGGAGATTTAATGTATATGCCCACCACTTATCCAGGAATCTCTATTGGGAAAGCCCGCGAATTACTACAACAAACAGACAAATTAATCAGCACTGTACCCGAAGTAGCAAGCGTTTTCGGAAAAATTGGCCGTGCCGAAACTGCGACTGACCCAGCACCACTGACCATGATAGAAACCTTCATTCACTTCAAACCCAAATCCGAATGGCGTGCTGGCATGACTGCCAAGAAATTGAAGCAAGAATTGAGCCAATTGATTCAGTTTCCAGGCGTCAGTAACGCCTGGGTGATGCCTATCAAGACGCGAATAGACATGTTGGCTACCGGTATCAAAACACCAGTGGGCATCAAGGTATCCGGCCCTGAGCTGCCCGTGATTGAGGCCATTGGCCAACAAATTGAAACTTTAATGGGTGGCTTTCCTGGCACCACATCTGTTTATTCAGAACGTGTTGCAGGTGGGCGCTATATTACAGTGGACATCAACCGCTTACAAGCAGCGCAATATGGTTTGACTGTGGCTCAAATTCAACACGTGTTGGCCACTGCCGTAGGTGGCAAAAACTTGGCATACAGTACCGAAGGTACAGCCAGATACCCGATTCAAATGCGCTATCCACAACATTACCGCGACAGCCCAGAGCGTTTAGAACAATTGCCTGTCATTGCGCCCAATGGCTTGCAATTGACGTTGGCTGATGTGGCTGATATTACAATTGAAAACGGCCCTGCAGGCATTAAAAGCGAAAATGCTCGCCCCAATGGCTGGACCTTCATCGACATTGAAGGGGTGGATGTTGGAAATTATGTTGCGGAAGCTCAAAAATGGTTGAACCAAGAGCTCAACTTACCTGCCGGCTATGCACTGACTTGGTCGGGTCAGTTTGAGTACATGGAACGCGCCAAAGCCAAATTGGCTGTTGTACTACCTATGACAATAATGATCATAGCACTGCTTTTGTTCCTTAACTTCAAGAACATGCGTGATGTGGTCTTTATCATGGGCACCTTACCTCTGGCTTTGGTAGGTAGCTTTTGGTTACTGTTCCTGCTTGAATATGACTTCTCTGTGGCAGTGGGCGTGGGCATGATTGCCTTGGCGGGTGTGGGCGTAGAAACCGCCGTCATTATGTTGGTTTATTTGAATCAAGCATTGGCCCAAGCCTTTTCTAACTCACAATTAACCCTCAACAGCCTATATCAAGCAGTAATTGATGGTGCTGGCATGCGCTTGCGCCCTGTTCTCATGACTGCAAGTGCCACAATCATTGGTTTATTGCCAGTTATGTGGGGTGATGGCACAGGTTCAGAAGTGATGCGCCGCTTGGCCGCACCTATGGTCGGTGGTATGGTCAGTTCAGTACTGCTGACCTTATTACTCTTGCCCGTGATTTTTTACCTCTGGCACAGTCGCTCAATTGGCACTAAAATAGCTGCTTTTGACCCAGAGTGA
- a CDS encoding TolC family protein: MKKLIWVTLMLLSVKGQTLTFENAIDLAIKNDQQLTALGKQAEAWQANSEGIAYWPNPSVNLGLMNVAADGFDLGQENMSMAQVKVTQRLPKKKWVNIKKQQAIIQSERQNLLQKDREALLQQQAGTLWLQIHWAQTKLQLLQQQKAWLKQLSQTVTNHYQSGSTQTQQADVLQVELAANGIEQQLIETKQQQQHAALSLGVKTRQNIKQVLVDETLPEIEPSEIQPNFKLHPKVQVAKKQAAYAELAISSVNENNKSNWVISTAYGHRQDNNQGLERADLASIGISFDIPLFNRKHNNSKVRQAALQADAQHAKWQQVLLDFNNQWVQALNQYRSQRQLYQLHQSQLIPQNQSVIDALMIAYSNGRSDIDAVLKAHQELINQQLNAVSAQHQFAISGLTLNYLQTTNMPGTKSKGAQNE; the protein is encoded by the coding sequence ATGAAAAAATTAATTTGGGTGACACTTATGTTGTTATCCGTAAAAGGCCAAACCTTAACTTTTGAAAACGCCATTGATTTGGCGATTAAAAACGACCAACAATTAACCGCTTTAGGAAAACAAGCCGAAGCGTGGCAAGCCAACAGTGAGGGCATTGCTTATTGGCCCAACCCCAGTGTCAACTTGGGTTTGATGAATGTTGCCGCTGACGGGTTTGATTTAGGCCAAGAAAACATGAGCATGGCACAGGTCAAAGTGACACAGCGGCTGCCCAAGAAAAAATGGGTCAACATAAAAAAACAGCAAGCCATTATTCAAAGTGAACGGCAGAATCTACTACAAAAAGACCGCGAAGCTTTACTACAACAACAGGCGGGCACTTTGTGGTTACAAATTCATTGGGCACAAACAAAGCTGCAGTTGTTACAACAACAAAAAGCATGGCTAAAACAACTGTCACAGACAGTCACAAACCATTATCAATCTGGCAGTACACAAACGCAACAAGCCGATGTATTGCAAGTTGAGTTGGCGGCTAATGGCATTGAACAACAGTTAATAGAAACCAAGCAACAACAACAACATGCCGCTTTGTCGCTAGGCGTTAAAACAAGGCAAAACATCAAGCAAGTGCTGGTTGACGAAACATTACCTGAAATTGAGCCTTCTGAAATCCAACCCAATTTTAAACTTCATCCCAAGGTACAAGTGGCAAAAAAACAAGCTGCTTATGCAGAACTGGCCATAAGCTCAGTCAACGAAAATAACAAGAGCAATTGGGTCATCAGTACAGCTTATGGCCACAGACAAGATAATAATCAGGGCCTTGAAAGGGCTGATTTGGCCAGTATTGGCATCAGTTTCGACATCCCGCTTTTCAATCGCAAACACAATAACAGCAAAGTACGTCAAGCAGCTCTGCAAGCAGATGCTCAACATGCCAAATGGCAGCAGGTGTTGCTGGACTTTAATAACCAATGGGTACAAGCCTTGAATCAGTATCGGAGCCAACGACAGTTGTATCAATTACACCAGAGCCAATTGATTCCACAAAATCAATCGGTAATTGATGCTTTGATGATTGCATACAGCAATGGCCGGAGTGATATTGATGCGGTGCTCAAAGCACACCAAGAACTGATCAATCAACAATTAAATGCCGTGTCAGCCCAACACCAATTCGCCATCAGCGGCTTGACTTTAAATTACTTACAAACGACAAATATGCCAGGCACAAAAAGCAAAGGAGCTCAAAATGAATAA